From the Halomonas meridiana genome, one window contains:
- a CDS encoding aminotransferase class I/II-fold pyridoxal phosphate-dependent enzyme: MTAKRSELKRQLLEQARKRPTARAASPSAPSAQSAGAARSVPERFTRFDAHPGYQQLMLLREGAKQLGLKVPFFKVHDGLAGATSVMDGRTCINFASYNYLGYSGDPRVVQAASDAAAHYGTSVSASRVVSGERPIHGELERAIAKAYAVEDAVAFVSGHATNVSTLGYLLGPKDLILHDEYIHNSSLVGAQLSGAKRMSFSHNDPDALEALLTQHRHQFERVLIVIEGLYSMDGDIPDLPRFIALKQRHQAWLMVDEAHSFGVMGETGLGLREHFAIDPTDVDIWMGTMSKTLSGCGGYIAGNTALVETLRYFAPGFLYSVGMPAQVAAPSLKVLELMPQEPERVAKLQEISRYFLEQAQARGMDTGHSIGSAVVPIIVGSSPLAAHLSNALLEQDINVQPILYPAVPEKSARLRFFLSCEHTQAHIDETLDVLEKLMAKGM; encoded by the coding sequence ATGACCGCCAAGCGTTCTGAGTTAAAACGCCAACTTCTGGAGCAAGCGCGCAAGCGTCCCACCGCCAGAGCCGCCAGTCCCTCTGCCCCCAGCGCCCAAAGCGCGGGGGCAGCCCGCTCTGTTCCTGAGCGCTTTACACGCTTTGATGCCCACCCGGGCTATCAACAGCTTATGCTGCTGCGCGAAGGCGCTAAACAGCTTGGCCTGAAAGTGCCCTTCTTCAAGGTACACGACGGCCTTGCCGGGGCGACAAGCGTGATGGATGGCCGCACCTGCATTAACTTCGCCAGCTACAACTACCTGGGCTACTCCGGAGACCCGCGTGTCGTTCAAGCCGCCAGTGATGCAGCCGCCCACTATGGCACCTCTGTCTCAGCCAGCCGTGTGGTCTCAGGGGAGCGCCCTATTCATGGTGAGCTAGAGCGTGCCATTGCCAAGGCCTACGCCGTAGAGGATGCCGTCGCGTTCGTCAGCGGCCACGCAACCAATGTATCTACCCTTGGCTACCTGCTCGGCCCAAAAGATCTCATCCTGCACGACGAGTATATTCACAACAGCTCGTTGGTGGGCGCACAGCTCTCTGGTGCCAAGCGCATGTCGTTTAGCCACAACGACCCGGACGCCCTGGAAGCACTGCTCACCCAGCACCGCCACCAGTTCGAGCGTGTGTTGATAGTGATCGAGGGGCTCTACAGCATGGACGGCGACATCCCCGATCTGCCGCGCTTTATCGCCCTCAAACAGCGCCATCAAGCCTGGCTAATGGTCGATGAAGCCCACTCTTTCGGCGTGATGGGAGAAACCGGCCTCGGCCTGCGGGAACACTTTGCGATTGACCCCACCGATGTCGATATCTGGATGGGCACCATGAGCAAAACGCTTTCTGGCTGCGGCGGCTACATTGCTGGCAACACCGCGCTAGTGGAAACGCTGCGCTACTTCGCACCGGGCTTTTTGTACAGCGTCGGCATGCCCGCGCAAGTGGCCGCCCCCTCGCTCAAAGTGCTGGAGCTCATGCCCCAGGAACCCGAGCGCGTCGCCAAACTGCAGGAAATCTCCCGCTACTTCTTAGAGCAAGCCCAAGCCCGTGGCATGGACACAGGCCACAGCATCGGCTCCGCCGTGGTGCCCATCATCGTCGGCAGCTCGCCCCTGGCCGCGCACCTCTCCAACGCGCTGCTGGAGCAAGACATCAACGTTCAGCCCATTCTGTACCCCGCCGTACCGGAAAAAAGCGCCCGCCTGCGCTTCTTCCTCTCCTGCGAACATACCCAAGCACACATCGACGAGACGTTGGACGTGCTTGAAAAGTTGATGGCGAAAGGGATGTGA
- the rfaH gene encoding transcription/translation regulatory transformer protein RfaH: MVVEATETSTAHWYVIQCKGSESFRAAEHLSNQGYEVFHPVLDVKRKRQGKLTTVTEPLFPYYLFIRLDQVVSNWRPIRSTRGVLRLLTFGNTPIAVPDALVETLRAQPHRQEGSHSYFTAGEKVTITDGPFKDLEAIFTRCKGEERAIVLLNVLQRPQQVELPVESLEKR; this comes from the coding sequence ATGGTAGTAGAAGCAACCGAGACCAGCACTGCCCACTGGTACGTCATTCAGTGCAAAGGGAGCGAATCCTTTCGCGCGGCGGAGCATCTTTCGAACCAAGGTTACGAGGTGTTTCATCCAGTGTTGGATGTAAAACGCAAACGCCAAGGGAAGCTCACCACCGTCACTGAGCCGCTGTTCCCCTACTACCTGTTTATTCGATTAGACCAGGTCGTCAGCAACTGGCGTCCCATTCGCTCTACCCGGGGCGTACTGCGCCTACTCACCTTCGGCAACACCCCCATCGCCGTGCCCGACGCGCTTGTAGAGACCTTACGCGCCCAACCCCACCGCCAAGAAGGTAGCCACAGCTACTTCACTGCCGGAGAAAAAGTCACCATCACCGACGGCCCCTTCAAAGACCTAGAAGCCATCTTCACCCGCTGTAAGGGTGAAGAGCGCGCCATCGTGTTGCTGAACGTCCTCCAACGGCCTCAGCAGGTAGAGCTACCGGTTGAAAGCTTGGAAAAGCGGTGA
- a CDS encoding glycosyltransferase family 25 protein, producing MSIEQFGVYVLTMRDETRIASIERQMSQLSMSFQYIDATVLEKSEHADLPIDSDAIQGRYGRMLTKGEVSCFVSHRRIWQQVVDAGKPCVIFEDDALIERELPAFLDRLLDANAPFDVVLLGHSKKDHRRKTLYHFFEPLKRWSPIGAFKLGRGFKTWPSGAVGYVVTPAGATRLLEASTTLRCVLDDWPHFESKGVKVQEVRPLLVWEDFINIESSLEGDRQTPSRRKIFFMARVLRGCLRHLQSRKDD from the coding sequence GTGAGCATTGAGCAGTTTGGCGTTTATGTGTTGACCATGAGAGACGAGACAAGGATTGCCTCTATCGAGCGCCAAATGTCTCAGTTGAGTATGTCGTTTCAGTACATTGATGCCACGGTCCTGGAGAAAAGCGAGCATGCCGATCTGCCCATCGATAGCGATGCGATTCAAGGGCGATACGGCCGGATGCTCACGAAAGGCGAGGTGAGCTGCTTTGTAAGCCATCGAAGAATCTGGCAGCAAGTGGTGGATGCCGGGAAGCCTTGCGTCATTTTTGAGGACGATGCGCTTATCGAACGAGAACTCCCAGCATTTTTAGATCGTTTGTTAGACGCGAATGCTCCGTTCGATGTGGTGTTGTTAGGCCACTCTAAAAAAGATCACCGCCGGAAAACGCTGTATCACTTTTTTGAACCCTTAAAGCGTTGGAGTCCAATAGGGGCCTTTAAGCTCGGGCGCGGCTTCAAAACGTGGCCCTCTGGTGCGGTGGGGTACGTTGTGACACCTGCTGGGGCAACTAGATTGTTAGAGGCTTCTACCACGCTCCGCTGTGTGTTGGATGACTGGCCGCACTTTGAAAGTAAGGGCGTTAAGGTACAGGAAGTGAGGCCGTTATTGGTGTGGGAAGATTTCATCAATATCGAAAGTTCGTTAGAGGGAGACCGCCAAACACCTTCGCGTCGTAAGATCTTTTTCATGGCGCGCGTACTGCGAGGATGCCTTCGCCACCTTCAATCTAGGAAGGACGATTGA
- the cysQ gene encoding 3'(2'),5'-bisphosphate nucleotidase CysQ, whose protein sequence is MIDQTLLEAVERIAREAGDAIMKVYARDFSVEEKEDKSPLTEADQAAHHVIVRGLQSLSVRLPILSEEDMEGFAGVNADGRYWLVDPLDGTKEFIKRNGEFTVNIALIENGVPVLGVVTAPALGAAYVAAEGVGAFKVEKDGQRHAIQVAGQPAEGSTWRVVGSRSHPSPDLAAWLNKLGEHEMLPMGSSLKLCLIAEGKADAYPRLGPTCLWDTGAAHAVVRYAGGRVETLEGEPLSYANPAEKLNPYFVVWGH, encoded by the coding sequence ATGATCGATCAAACACTGCTGGAGGCGGTAGAGCGTATTGCGCGCGAGGCAGGCGATGCCATCATGAAGGTCTATGCCCGTGACTTCAGCGTCGAAGAGAAAGAGGATAAAAGCCCGCTGACCGAGGCGGATCAAGCGGCTCATCACGTCATCGTGCGGGGCCTTCAGTCGCTGTCGGTTCGCCTCCCGATTCTCTCCGAAGAGGACATGGAAGGGTTTGCGGGCGTGAATGCCGACGGACGCTATTGGCTGGTCGACCCCTTGGATGGCACCAAAGAGTTCATCAAGCGTAATGGTGAGTTCACCGTCAACATTGCGCTGATCGAAAACGGTGTACCCGTGCTCGGTGTGGTCACTGCCCCTGCGTTGGGGGCGGCGTATGTGGCGGCTGAAGGCGTAGGTGCGTTTAAGGTGGAGAAAGACGGCCAACGTCATGCCATTCAAGTGGCTGGACAGCCTGCTGAAGGCTCAACTTGGCGCGTCGTGGGCAGTCGCTCTCACCCCAGCCCAGATTTAGCGGCTTGGCTGAATAAATTAGGCGAACACGAAATGCTCCCCATGGGCAGCTCGCTCAAGCTTTGCTTAATTGCTGAAGGTAAAGCCGATGCTTACCCGCGCTTAGGCCCTACCTGCCTCTGGGATACCGGCGCCGCTCATGCGGTCGTGCGCTATGCAGGCGGACGCGTCGAGACCTTGGAAGGCGAACCGCTCAGCTATGCCAACCCCGCTGAAAAGCTAAACCCTTATTTTGTGGTGTGGGGCCACTAA
- the cysN gene encoding sulfate adenylyltransferase subunit CysN, which translates to MSHSSDLIAEDIEGYLKSHEHKGLLRFITCGSVDDGKSTLIGRLLFESKLLFEDQLAAIEADSKKYGTQGGEMDFALLVDGLAAEREQGITIDVAYRFFSTEKRKFIVADTPGHEQYTRNMVTGASTADAAILMVDARHGILTQTRRHSFLMSLMGMRHIIVAINKMDLVDYSKARYDQIVEEYRAFAKQLGLENITFIPMSALKGDNVIEHSAKMPWYHGTTLMGYLETVEVDDERLQRSPFRMPVQWVNRPNLDFRGFTGMIASGVVRPGDPIRVQPSGKTSTVSRIYTFDGDLEEAVAGQSITLLLDDEIDISRGDIISGVDQPAHTADQFETTLVWMHEAPLLPGRPYLMKLGTQLVSATVTDIKYQVNVNTLEHTAGKQLDLNGIGVCTISLNRAVAFDAYKENQDTGGFILIDRMTNNTVGAGMLHFALRRSQNIHMQHVDIDKQARALAKGQKPAVLWFTGLSGAGKSTIANLVEKKLFGNGQHTYLLDGDNVRHGLNRDLGFTDADRVENVRRVAETAKLMVDAGLIVMSAFISPFRSERQLARDLLEEGEFIEIYVDAPLDVVEARDPKGLYKKARRGELKNFTGIDSAYEAPESPDVHLKTSEMSAEEAADAVIEALRERGLIS; encoded by the coding sequence ATGTCGCACTCATCCGATCTGATTGCTGAAGATATCGAGGGCTACCTGAAGTCCCACGAGCATAAAGGTTTGTTGCGCTTCATCACTTGTGGAAGCGTGGACGATGGCAAAAGTACCCTGATTGGCCGTTTGCTGTTCGAATCCAAGCTGCTGTTCGAAGACCAGCTGGCTGCCATCGAAGCCGATTCCAAGAAGTACGGAACGCAAGGCGGTGAGATGGACTTTGCACTGTTGGTCGATGGTCTGGCCGCTGAGCGCGAACAGGGTATTACCATCGATGTGGCGTACCGCTTCTTCTCCACCGAGAAACGCAAATTCATCGTCGCGGATACGCCAGGGCACGAGCAGTACACCCGCAACATGGTGACCGGGGCGTCTACGGCCGATGCGGCGATTCTGATGGTGGATGCTCGCCACGGCATTCTGACCCAAACCCGCCGTCATAGCTTTTTGATGTCGCTGATGGGCATGCGCCATATCATCGTTGCCATCAATAAAATGGACTTGGTGGATTACTCGAAAGCGCGTTACGACCAAATCGTCGAGGAGTACCGCGCGTTCGCCAAGCAGTTAGGGCTTGAAAACATCACCTTCATTCCGATGTCGGCATTGAAGGGCGATAACGTCATCGAGCACAGCGCGAAGATGCCGTGGTATCACGGCACCACGTTGATGGGCTACCTGGAGACCGTCGAGGTAGACGACGAGCGCCTGCAGCGTTCACCGTTCCGAATGCCCGTGCAGTGGGTCAACCGCCCGAATCTCGATTTCCGGGGTTTTACCGGTATGATCGCCAGCGGCGTCGTTCGTCCTGGTGATCCTATTCGTGTACAGCCCTCAGGTAAAACCAGCACCGTCTCGCGCATCTATACGTTCGATGGCGATTTGGAGGAAGCGGTCGCCGGGCAATCCATCACGCTGCTGCTCGATGACGAGATCGATATTTCCCGTGGGGACATCATTTCTGGCGTCGACCAGCCGGCACACACGGCCGACCAGTTCGAAACCACGCTGGTATGGATGCATGAGGCGCCGCTGCTGCCGGGACGTCCCTACCTAATGAAACTAGGGACTCAGCTCGTATCTGCCACGGTCACCGATATCAAGTATCAGGTAAACGTCAATACGCTTGAGCACACGGCGGGGAAGCAGCTGGACTTGAATGGGATCGGCGTGTGTACGATTAGCTTGAACCGCGCCGTCGCGTTCGATGCGTATAAAGAGAACCAGGATACCGGTGGTTTCATCCTCATTGACCGTATGACGAACAATACGGTTGGCGCTGGCATGCTGCACTTTGCGCTACGCCGCAGCCAGAACATTCATATGCAGCACGTGGATATCGACAAGCAGGCACGCGCGCTAGCCAAAGGGCAAAAGCCTGCGGTGCTATGGTTCACGGGGTTGTCTGGCGCGGGTAAGTCGACCATTGCCAACTTGGTGGAAAAGAAGCTGTTTGGTAACGGCCAGCATACTTACTTGCTGGATGGCGATAACGTCCGCCATGGCTTGAACCGTGACCTGGGGTTCACCGATGCCGACCGGGTCGAGAACGTGCGCCGGGTGGCAGAAACCGCCAAGCTGATGGTCGATGCGGGCCTGATCGTCATGTCGGCGTTCATTTCACCGTTCCGCAGCGAGCGGCAGTTGGCCCGCGACTTGTTGGAAGAGGGTGAATTCATCGAGATTTATGTCGATGCGCCGCTGGACGTGGTGGAAGCGCGTGATCCAAAAGGCCTCTACAAAAAGGCGCGCCGTGGCGAATTGAAGAACTTTACGGGGATCGATTCCGCCTATGAAGCGCCCGAGTCGCCCGACGTTCATTTGAAGACGTCTGAAATGAGTGCCGAAGAAGCCGCCGATGCGGTAATCGAGGCGCTACGTGAGCGCGGCTTGATCAGCTAA
- the cysD gene encoding sulfate adenylyltransferase subunit CysD — MTSLTHLQRLEAESIQIMREVVAETENPVMLYSVGKDSAVMLHLARKAFAPSPPPFPLLHVDTRWKFQAMYEFRDKMAEEIGMELIVHINPEGVEKDINPFTHGSAIHTDVMKTEGLKQALDKYGFDAAFGGARRDEEKSRAKERVFSFRTAQHRWDPKNQRPELWKLYNTRKHPKESIRVFPLSNWTELDIWQYIHLQNIPIVPLYYAAERPVVERDGALIMVDDDRMPLEPGEVPMMRKVRFRTLGCYPLTGAVESEADTLPAIIQEMLLTKTSERQGRVIDHDSAASMEKKKQEGYF; from the coding sequence ATGACATCACTCACCCATTTACAGCGGCTGGAAGCGGAAAGCATCCAGATCATGCGCGAAGTGGTCGCCGAGACCGAAAACCCGGTGATGCTCTACTCCGTCGGTAAGGATTCAGCGGTGATGCTGCATCTGGCGCGTAAGGCCTTTGCTCCCTCGCCGCCTCCTTTCCCGCTGCTGCACGTCGATACCCGCTGGAAATTCCAAGCGATGTACGAATTCCGCGACAAGATGGCCGAAGAGATCGGCATGGAATTGATCGTGCATATCAATCCGGAAGGAGTGGAGAAAGATATCAACCCCTTCACTCACGGTTCGGCCATTCATACCGATGTGATGAAAACCGAAGGCTTGAAGCAAGCACTGGACAAGTATGGCTTCGATGCAGCGTTTGGCGGGGCACGGCGCGATGAAGAGAAGTCCCGTGCCAAAGAACGCGTGTTCTCTTTTCGCACCGCGCAGCACCGCTGGGATCCGAAAAATCAGCGGCCGGAACTGTGGAAGCTTTACAACACGCGCAAGCACCCTAAAGAGTCCATTCGTGTCTTCCCGCTCTCGAACTGGACCGAGCTGGATATTTGGCAGTACATCCATCTGCAGAACATTCCCATCGTTCCGCTTTATTACGCTGCCGAGCGTCCGGTAGTGGAGCGTGATGGCGCGCTGATCATGGTTGATGATGACCGCATGCCGTTGGAACCGGGTGAAGTGCCCATGATGCGCAAGGTACGTTTCCGTACCTTAGGTTGCTACCCGCTGACCGGTGCCGTGGAGTCGGAAGCCGACACGCTACCCGCAATCATTCAAGAGATGCTGTTGACCAAAACATCCGAGCGCCAGGGCCGTGTGATCGACCATGACAGCGCGGCGTCCATGGAGAAGAAGAAGCAAGAGGGGTACTTCTAA
- a CDS encoding helix-turn-helix domain-containing protein — protein sequence MSAKHLSPEALNEQRKKAVRLRLDGHTVAVASQRTGLSAPTVSAAWKAFREGGWAAVPVKPRGRTKGQGNTLGAAAQTVLWEALYGAPPQGMPGWSSAALADLVNVRLGLKLTQRAIEHWWETEGLQHAPWELNALAKKRTRAGRWFEKTVAPTFSLYPSAEQRWQGGVRRVAHVQRALYQVYLHGARGKLYMRCYERPPAAFDYQAVWASLPRPAAVVFHGALFSASQTLTEWLDRQTTLTVVAVPADIGLEHR from the coding sequence TTGAGCGCTAAACATTTGTCGCCTGAAGCCCTGAATGAGCAGCGTAAAAAAGCTGTCAGGCTGCGTTTGGATGGCCATACGGTAGCGGTGGCCAGCCAACGTACGGGGTTGTCTGCGCCTACGGTTTCGGCGGCGTGGAAGGCCTTTCGCGAAGGGGGATGGGCTGCCGTACCCGTTAAGCCGCGTGGCCGGACGAAGGGGCAGGGCAATACGCTGGGCGCTGCCGCCCAGACCGTACTTTGGGAGGCGCTTTATGGTGCACCTCCTCAAGGCATGCCGGGCTGGAGTAGCGCTGCGCTGGCCGACTTGGTGAATGTGCGCTTGGGGCTAAAGCTCACCCAGCGTGCCATTGAGCACTGGTGGGAAACCGAAGGGTTGCAGCATGCCCCCTGGGAGCTGAATGCGCTAGCCAAAAAGCGCACTCGTGCAGGGCGGTGGTTCGAGAAAACGGTCGCCCCGACGTTCTCTCTCTACCCGAGCGCCGAGCAGCGCTGGCAGGGCGGCGTAAGACGTGTGGCGCATGTGCAGCGGGCGCTCTATCAAGTGTACCTGCACGGGGCACGCGGAAAGCTCTACATGCGCTGTTACGAGCGTCCGCCGGCCGCGTTCGATTATCAGGCGGTGTGGGCATCGCTGCCTCGGCCTGCCGCCGTGGTGTTTCACGGCGCGCTGTTCTCGGCTAGCCAAACGCTTACCGAGTGGCTCGATCGCCAAACGACGTTAACGGTCGTGGCGGTACCGGCAGATATCGGTTTGGAACACCGCTAA
- a CDS encoding SLC13 family permease, protein MTPWAVLLSITLLLVLLISGKVKPAIAFVSLAAGYLLVGFIDTSTLLVQYTNPALATLLLLLLVSLALERSPLLDWLSKHLLKGHPKLATARLMGSTAVLSAFLNNTAVVAAFLGAITRQQGIAPSRLLIPLSYASILGGITTLVGTSTNLVVNSFHLNASGSELGMFQFSLVGIPVALITLAVLLWRANALPHHRPEDTEEKLSYFLAADVEAESPMIGQSIEQNGLRSLDGLYLLEIERQGRLISPVAPDEQLQADDTLVFTGEVSKVQALQRFPGLNLFGHQADNLLATNLVEVVISHESELAGKTLQDVDFRSMFSAGVVGIRRGDKRLEGQLGKIPLRVGDCLLLAVSADFRQHRNLDRNFHLLSGSFTRPQLNRKESLITLGGFAAVISLAAANWLPLFHGLLILLGALLLLKVISMAELRRRFPFELWLIIGSALAIAQALENSGAAALLADGMQAVFSGYGIYAAFIGCYLLTLLLTETVTNNAAAALAFPIAWSTAQAFGADPLPFVMAVAYGASACFLIPFGYQTHLMVYSPGRYKITDFFKIGLPISLTYSAAVLLITPLVFPF, encoded by the coding sequence ATGACCCCCTGGGCCGTCTTGTTATCCATTACCTTGTTGTTAGTTTTATTGATTAGCGGAAAGGTCAAACCTGCCATCGCGTTTGTGTCACTGGCCGCTGGTTACTTGCTGGTGGGATTCATCGATACGAGCACGTTACTCGTACAGTACACCAACCCAGCACTGGCTACGCTGCTGTTACTCTTGCTGGTATCGCTGGCGCTGGAGCGCTCGCCGCTGCTCGACTGGCTGTCTAAGCATTTACTCAAGGGCCACCCGAAATTGGCGACGGCACGGCTGATGGGCAGCACTGCCGTACTATCGGCTTTTTTGAACAACACCGCCGTCGTTGCCGCCTTTCTAGGGGCCATTACTCGCCAGCAAGGCATTGCACCTTCACGGCTACTGATCCCACTCTCTTACGCATCGATTCTTGGCGGCATTACCACGCTGGTGGGCACCTCGACGAACCTCGTGGTGAACTCTTTTCATCTGAACGCCAGCGGCAGCGAGCTGGGCATGTTTCAGTTTAGCCTGGTGGGCATCCCGGTTGCCTTGATCACCCTGGCCGTTCTGCTATGGCGTGCCAACGCGCTCCCCCACCACCGCCCTGAAGACACGGAAGAGAAACTCTCGTATTTCTTGGCCGCCGATGTGGAAGCCGAATCTCCCATGATTGGCCAAAGCATCGAGCAGAACGGGCTACGCAGCCTAGATGGTCTCTACCTACTAGAAATTGAGCGTCAAGGCAGGCTGATCAGCCCCGTGGCTCCCGATGAACAGCTACAGGCTGACGACACGCTGGTATTTACCGGTGAAGTCAGCAAAGTGCAGGCACTGCAGCGCTTTCCTGGCCTCAACCTGTTTGGGCACCAAGCCGATAACCTGCTCGCTACCAATCTGGTCGAGGTAGTGATCTCGCATGAGTCGGAATTAGCGGGTAAGACACTGCAAGACGTCGATTTTCGCAGTATGTTTAGTGCAGGTGTGGTGGGTATTCGTCGCGGAGACAAACGTTTAGAGGGACAATTAGGTAAAATCCCTCTCCGGGTAGGCGACTGTTTATTATTGGCCGTCAGCGCGGATTTTCGTCAGCACCGCAACCTAGACCGCAACTTTCATTTACTGAGCGGCAGCTTTACACGCCCACAACTCAACCGTAAGGAAAGCCTGATCACCCTAGGTGGTTTTGCGGCCGTCATTTCTTTGGCGGCGGCTAACTGGCTGCCGCTGTTTCACGGTTTACTCATTCTGCTAGGCGCGCTGCTACTGCTGAAGGTGATCAGCATGGCCGAACTGCGCAGACGTTTTCCTTTCGAGCTATGGCTCATCATTGGCTCTGCCTTGGCCATCGCCCAGGCGCTGGAAAACTCCGGCGCGGCGGCATTGCTCGCCGATGGCATGCAGGCCGTATTTAGCGGTTATGGCATTTATGCCGCCTTTATCGGCTGCTATTTATTGACGTTACTGCTCACGGAAACGGTCACCAACAACGCCGCCGCCGCGCTGGCCTTTCCCATTGCATGGAGCACAGCACAAGCGTTTGGGGCCGACCCGCTGCCTTTTGTCATGGCCGTTGCCTACGGTGCTAGCGCTTGCTTTCTGATTCCGTTTGGCTACCAAACCCACCTCATGGTGTATTCACCAGGGCGCTACAAAATCACCGACTTTTTCAAGATCGGCTTGCCTATTAGCCTCACCTATTCAGCGGCAGTGCTGCTAATTACGCCGCTAGTATTCCCCTTTTAG
- a CDS encoding UTP--glucose-1-phosphate uridylyltransferase: protein MTHVRKAIIPVAGFGTRLLPISKAIPKEMVPVVDRPLIQHVVEEALAAGINEIILVTRAGKSAIEDHFDAHFELEHSLASKGKDALLETLSAISPKKLKVTSVRQPNAKGLGHAIYCASHLLDKDEPFAVILPDVLVKPQVGSSACDLGSMVERWEASDASQIMVEAVPQEDVYRYGIVDCDEPAAGESATMRGVVEKPQPEDAPSRLSVIGRYVLPYRIMELLRDQPPGAGNEIQLTDAIDRLMQEGQTVQAFRMHGRTFDCGHIEGWLQANTTLAREAGYDV, encoded by the coding sequence ATGACTCACGTACGCAAAGCGATTATTCCAGTGGCCGGGTTTGGTACGCGCCTGCTGCCGATCAGCAAGGCGATTCCTAAAGAGATGGTGCCGGTGGTGGATCGCCCTCTTATCCAACACGTGGTGGAAGAAGCGCTGGCCGCAGGCATCAACGAAATTATTTTGGTCACGCGTGCTGGAAAATCAGCGATTGAAGACCACTTCGATGCGCATTTTGAACTCGAGCATTCGCTAGCCAGCAAGGGTAAAGATGCATTGCTGGAAACCTTGTCGGCCATTTCCCCTAAAAAGCTGAAAGTCACCAGCGTGCGTCAACCCAACGCCAAAGGGCTGGGCCATGCCATTTACTGCGCTTCCCACCTGTTAGACAAAGACGAGCCGTTCGCGGTGATCCTGCCGGACGTGCTGGTCAAGCCGCAGGTAGGCAGCAGCGCGTGTGATTTGGGCAGCATGGTCGAGCGCTGGGAAGCCTCCGATGCGTCGCAAATCATGGTAGAAGCGGTGCCGCAAGAAGACGTTTATCGTTACGGTATTGTGGATTGCGACGAGCCAGCAGCGGGTGAGAGCGCCACCATGCGCGGCGTGGTGGAAAAGCCCCAACCGGAAGACGCGCCGTCACGGCTTTCGGTGATTGGCCGCTATGTGCTGCCGTACCGAATCATGGAGCTGCTACGCGACCAGCCGCCGGGCGCGGGCAACGAAATTCAGCTAACCGATGCCATCGACCGCTTAATGCAAGAAGGCCAAACCGTGCAGGCGTTCCGTATGCATGGCCGCACCTTCGATTGCGGTCATATTGAAGGCTGGCTCCAAGCCAATACTACGCTTGCCCGCGAGGCGGGTTACGACGTATAA